In Bacteroidota bacterium, the genomic stretch TTATGTATTGCTCGTGCTGTTAAATCTTTGCCGGTTCCGCTCTCACCGATTATTAAAACAGTGCAATCGGTGGGGGCAACTTTCCGGATTAAATTAAACACCTCAATCATTTTAGGGCTTTTACCGATAAAACCTTCGGAGTCGGATGTTTCTGAAGACTCGGTATCGTCTCTCATACGCTGCATCAGTTTGAGTTTCTCTAATGCTCGGTTTAGAACTGCTAAAAGTTCGCCGGGTGTGAATGGTTTAGGGAGAAAATCGAATGCACCCGAACGCATCGTCTCGACTGCTGCTGCAATAGTAGCATAACCCGTTATAATGATTACGACAGTTTCAGGATACCGCTGTTTGATTGTGGATAAAACCTCAAATCCGCTTATATCCAACATCTTCAAATCGGTGAAGACCACATCGAAAGATTCGGATTGTAAAAGTGCGAGCGCCTGCTTGCCCGATGTGCTGTATTTTACCTTGTGTCCTGCCCGCAGAAATATTTTTTCACAACTTTTACAAATTACTAATTCATCGTCAACGACTAATATTTTAGCTGTCATTTGTTTCAATTTCTAATAATTTTATTGGTAGATAAATAGTGAACGTAGTTCCGTTTCCTGTTATACTTTCGACATTAATCGTTCCGCCATGCTGCTCAATGATTCCGTAACTGATAGAAAGCCCTAATCCTGTGCCGTGCTCTTTTGTAGTAAAGAACGGGTCGAATATATTTTCCCGTATGTGTTCAGGTATCCCGGGTCCTGTATCCTTAATGGAGATTACAATCGAATTGCTATTAGTATCTAATTTTGATTCAATTGTTAAATCACCGCCACGTGTCATTGCTTCTGATGCGTTTAGAATAATGTTAATGAAAACTTGCTGAACTTGGTTGGGGTCTATCATTATCTCCGGAATATCAGTGGGGAGATTTTTTTCAATTTTAATGTTTCGAAATGAAGTTTGATTTCTAACAAGAAGAATTATATTTTCGATTAAAGTATTGATATTGGTTAGTTTTTTTTGTGGTGCAATTTGTTTGGCAAAATCGAGCAACCGCTTTACAATTTCGCGGCAGCGGATTGTTTCTTTTACGATAACTTCAACGTTGTCACGGTTCGGGTCGCCTTCTGGTAAATCTTCCAACAATAAGCTGCTGTTAGTTAGAATACCAGTTAACGGATTGTTGATTTCGTGAGCGACACCTGCCGCGAGTTTTCCCAACGATGCAAGTTTTTCGGAACGGAACAATTGGGAATGGATTTTTTTGATCTCATTCGTCCGTTCTTCAACTTTTATTTCGAGTTTGTTTCCCCATTCTTCTAACTCACGTTGTTCATTCTTAAGTTCCTTTGCCATATAATTAAATGAGGATGCAAGTCGTTCAATCTCGCGCGGGGCTTTAAGTTTAAGGTCGTGGTTGTAATTACCCGCTGTTATTTCCACTGCGATTTCTTCTAATTGCTTCAGTGGTTTCGATATTTTTTTTGCTTGATGGATTGATACTAAAACTATTAAAAATATTCCGACCAATGTGATTCCAAGAAATGTGATCAACGTATTGCGTAATAAATCGTTGAACGGTTCTTTAAGAATTCCTACATAAAGAATTCCGATAATTTTATTTTGAATATCCCTGATAGGCTCATAAGCACCGATGTACCAGGTATTAACCACAAACGCATCACCAATCCATCGTTTCCCATCTCTCAGCACTGCATCGTTTACTTCTTCAGAAACGAGTGTCGCGATTGCCACTGTACCGTCCTCGTTTTTTACGTTGGTTGAAATTCGCAGGTCGTTTTGAAATATTGTAGCAGTGCTAACCTCTTTACCTTTATATAACTCCCGCTCCTGCATTATTGTTTTAATTTTTTCTACGATCTCGAAATTTCTATTCAACAAAATTCCGCCAATTAATACGCCTTGAAAAACA encodes the following:
- a CDS encoding cache domain-containing protein, whose protein sequence is MKKISAKSIQSQLIIYFTIAIIIPAEITSIVGVKLIYDQIITRAETKVVSDLSSAREIYLNKISHIESIVRLTASRSLVIKAVSENDRVFLQKDLLRTLKREQLDILTIVDKEGKVISRGRNPNSSGDILLNDNFVKQVIKVKQIVSGTDVISGDQLFKESRDLANQAHMEITPTTMAKPRTSLAEKSGMMLKAAVPIFDESNVFQGVLIGGILLNRNFEIVEKIKTIMQERELYKGKEVSTATIFQNDLRISTNVKNEDGTVAIATLVSEEVNDAVLRDGKRWIGDAFVVNTWYIGAYEPIRDIQNKIIGILYVGILKEPFNDLLRNTLITFLGITLVGIFLIVLVSIHQAKKISKPLKQLEEIAVEITAGNYNHDLKLKAPREIERLASSFNYMAKELKNEQRELEEWGNKLEIKVEERTNEIKKIHSQLFRSEKLASLGKLAAGVAHEINNPLTGILTNSSLLLEDLPEGDPNRDNVEVIVKETIRCREIVKRLLDFAKQIAPQKKLTNINTLIENIILLVRNQTSFRNIKIEKNLPTDIPEIMIDPNQVQQVFINIILNASEAMTRGGDLTIESKLDTNSNSIVISIKDTGPGIPEHIRENIFDPFFTTKEHGTGLGLSISYGIIEQHGGTINVESITGNGTTFTIYLPIKLLEIETNDS